One part of the Pseudemcibacter aquimaris genome encodes these proteins:
- a CDS encoding glucokinase, producing the protein MHKILVSDVGGTNGRFAIATLNADGKLDSISNIGVLQCREYKTFSLMLKDYLSTINETPAIARFAIAGAMTARRGNLWHFNWEIVAEDLENEFHFENVTLLNDYEALVHSIPHLSNDDLKTISPATSGLTGAPFSVFGVGSGLGGAIGVPSKHALNVVPTEVGHISFAPKTERQQKLLTFTKKSVPHVSIETFMSGNGICRIYDFLNFDQQLNADELTAAQISQNAQNNNDPLCVETMNLFFEMLASIAGDISVAQGAKGGVFIGGGIIPKNIDLIGHDDFIAKFTDKGPMTDYNKQIPVSIITSDMPALIGSAMAPNWND; encoded by the coding sequence ATGCACAAAATATTAGTATCCGACGTTGGCGGGACAAACGGTAGATTTGCAATCGCAACCCTTAACGCTGATGGAAAACTGGACAGTATTTCCAACATCGGCGTTTTACAATGTCGTGAATACAAGACATTCTCTTTAATGTTGAAAGATTATCTTTCGACCATCAATGAAACGCCAGCAATCGCTCGTTTCGCCATTGCTGGCGCCATGACCGCAAGACGCGGAAACCTATGGCATTTTAACTGGGAAATTGTTGCAGAAGATCTTGAAAATGAATTTCATTTCGAAAACGTAACATTACTTAATGACTATGAAGCCTTGGTGCATTCAATACCACATTTAAGCAATGATGATTTAAAAACAATCTCACCTGCGACAAGTGGTCTTACCGGCGCACCATTTAGCGTTTTTGGAGTGGGCTCAGGGTTAGGTGGTGCCATTGGTGTACCATCAAAACACGCATTAAACGTTGTACCAACCGAAGTCGGGCATATTTCATTTGCGCCCAAAACAGAAAGACAACAAAAATTACTGACATTTACCAAAAAATCTGTTCCACATGTTTCCATTGAAACATTTATGTCAGGAAATGGCATTTGCAGGATATATGATTTTCTAAATTTTGATCAGCAACTTAATGCGGATGAATTAACCGCCGCGCAAATATCACAAAACGCACAAAATAATAATGATCCGCTTTGCGTAGAAACCATGAATTTATTTTTTGAAATGCTTGCCAGTATTGCCGGTGATATTTCCGTGGCGCAAGGTGCCAAGGGTGGCGTCTTTATTGGTGGCGGCATTATCCCGAAAAACATAGACTTGATCGGTCATGATGATTTTATTGCAAAATTTACCGATAAAGGGCCCATGACCGATTATAATAAACAAATACCTGTTTCGATTATTACGTCGGACATGCCCGCGCTTATCGGTTCAGCGATGGCGCCAAACTGGAATGATTAA
- a CDS encoding solute:sodium symporter family transporter: MLAVTSFIGFTGLVALISYLKTRDDHMNSSDDYFLAGRSLTAWVIAGSLILTNLSTEHMIGLNADAFAHTIAVMAWETTAALAMVLTALYFLPRYLQRGLTTIPEFLSLRFDQSTRVIATLLFLFSYVVAILPVVLLFGAAGLESLFNVSENLGIDRQTARWLMVWSIGSLGSLYAIFGGLKAVAISDTINGIGFLIAGLLIPLLGLMFVGDGNPINGWNTVYTAVPEKFDITGDEPGSFLPIGVLFTGMIVNQIFFWCTNQSIIQRALGAKNLKEGQKGVLIAAGFKILGPVIIVLPGVIAFYMFRSEIGQEDAMLAYPMLVKEVLPEPLVGFFAAVMVGAVLSTFNSVLNSSATLFSQGIYQIFMNKDASGKEVVLSGRVCSIVLAIAAMIAAPMIDTEGSLYNYLQKINATFFGPMLAVILFGFLTKTATARAAKIAMITGPAIFYLFVFAFGEEVQNFAKSMFNTNDEIHFLHFLALVFLITSTLVYIVSKIWPEEYVERVNQVVKVDLEPWKHAKLVSIIICLIVFAVYYGFSQ, from the coding sequence ATGCTGGCAGTAACATCTTTTATTGGCTTTACGGGGCTTGTAGCGCTTATTTCATATTTGAAAACCCGTGATGATCATATGAATTCGTCAGATGATTATTTCCTTGCAGGACGTAGTTTGACGGCGTGGGTGATTGCCGGTTCCCTGATTCTGACGAATTTATCAACGGAACATATGATCGGTTTAAATGCCGATGCATTTGCGCATACGATTGCGGTTATGGCGTGGGAAACGACGGCGGCGCTTGCGATGGTATTAACCGCGCTTTATTTTCTGCCGCGCTATTTGCAACGTGGGTTAACGACGATCCCAGAATTTTTATCATTACGGTTCGATCAATCAACGCGGGTTATTGCAACTTTACTCTTTCTATTTTCATATGTTGTAGCCATTTTACCGGTGGTGTTGCTTTTTGGTGCAGCAGGGCTAGAAAGCCTTTTTAATGTATCTGAAAATCTTGGTATCGACAGGCAAACCGCCCGCTGGCTGATGGTATGGTCCATTGGGTCACTTGGTTCATTATACGCTATTTTTGGCGGGCTTAAGGCTGTTGCCATATCGGATACGATAAATGGTATCGGATTTTTGATCGCAGGGTTACTTATTCCGTTATTGGGATTAATGTTCGTGGGGGACGGCAATCCGATTAACGGGTGGAACACGGTTTATACGGCGGTGCCGGAAAAATTTGATATCACCGGCGATGAGCCGGGTTCTTTTTTACCAATTGGTGTTCTGTTCACAGGTATGATTGTTAATCAGATTTTTTTCTGGTGCACGAACCAATCAATTATTCAGCGCGCACTTGGTGCCAAAAACCTTAAAGAAGGACAAAAAGGCGTCTTGATAGCGGCAGGGTTTAAAATACTAGGGCCTGTTATCATCGTTCTTCCGGGTGTGATTGCATTTTATATGTTCCGAAGCGAAATTGGACAAGAAGATGCAATGCTGGCCTATCCGATGCTGGTGAAAGAGGTTCTGCCGGAACCACTTGTGGGATTTTTTGCCGCCGTTATGGTGGGGGCCGTATTAAGCACGTTTAACAGTGTTTTGAATAGTTCCGCGACTTTATTCAGTCAGGGCATTTATCAGATCTTTATGAATAAGGATGCTTCGGGTAAAGAGGTGGTTTTATCGGGACGCGTATGCAGTATCGTACTTGCGATTGCCGCGATGATCGCCGCCCCGATGATTGATACGGAAGGCAGCCTTTATAATTATCTACAAAAGATCAATGCGACATTCTTTGGTCCAATGCTTGCGGTCATCCTGTTTGGATTTTTAACCAAAACAGCGACGGCGCGGGCAGCAAAAATTGCTATGATCACAGGGCCGGCAATCTTTTATCTGTTTGTTTTTGCATTTGGTGAAGAAGTGCAGAATTTTGCAAAATCTATGTTTAATACGAATGATGAAATTCATTTCTTACATTTTCTGGCGCTAGTGTTTTTAATTACATCAACGCTAGTTTACATTGTCAGTAAAATTTGGCCGGAAGAATATGTGGAACGCGTTAATCAGGTGGTTAAGGTTGATTTAGAACCTTGGAAGCATGCGAAACTGGTCAGCATTATAATTTGTTTGATCGTTTTTGCTGTCTATTATGGTTTTTCCCAGTAA